The Sphingomicrobium sp. genome has a window encoding:
- the infC gene encoding translation initiation factor IF-3, which produces MSGPRYNEFIQSQKVRVIDENGENLGVMYTREAFEQAQSVGLDLVEISPNADPPVAKFLDIGRFKYEAQKKAAEQRKKQKTQEIKEIKMRPNIDDHDYDTKMKKVFEFLEEGDKVKVTMRFRGREMAHGELGMAVLRRVQEQTQEAAKVEAHPRMEGRQMLMVLAPK; this is translated from the coding sequence ATGAGCGGCCCCCGCTATAACGAGTTCATCCAGTCCCAGAAGGTCCGGGTGATCGACGAGAATGGCGAGAATTTGGGCGTGATGTATACGCGCGAAGCTTTCGAGCAGGCGCAATCGGTCGGTCTGGACCTGGTGGAGATTTCGCCGAACGCCGATCCGCCCGTCGCCAAGTTCCTCGACATCGGCCGCTTCAAATATGAAGCGCAGAAGAAGGCCGCCGAGCAGCGCAAGAAGCAGAAGACGCAGGAGATCAAGGAGATCAAAATGCGTCCGAACATCGACGACCACGACTATGACACGAAGATGAAGAAGGTCTTCGAGTTCCTGGAGGAAGGGGACAAGGTCAAGGTCACGATGCGCTTCCGCGGCCGCGAAATGGCGCACGGCGAGCTCGGCATGGCGGTGCTTCGGCGCGTTCAGGAGCAGACCCAGGAGGCAGCCAAGGTCGAAGCCCATCCGCGGATGGAAGGCCGGCAGATGCTGATGGTGCTCGCGCCCAAGTAA
- a CDS encoding acetyltransferase yields the protein MKVRKGTAADVPAAVEIWRAAVDATHQFLTPDDRRDIDRMVAEDFLPKVEMWIAADAEDRPRGFLVMDGTMIDALFVHPDCHGQGIGTMLLDHALKIAPDARVDASEQASNALPFYLAKGFTIVGRSETDPQGRPYPLVHLAMTPAGHS from the coding sequence ATGAAGGTCCGCAAGGGCACGGCGGCGGACGTGCCCGCGGCAGTCGAAATCTGGCGCGCGGCCGTCGACGCCACCCACCAGTTCCTGACCCCCGATGACCGGCGCGACATCGATCGCATGGTCGCGGAGGATTTCCTGCCCAAGGTCGAGATGTGGATTGCCGCCGACGCCGAGGATCGCCCGCGCGGCTTCCTGGTCATGGACGGAACGATGATCGACGCCTTGTTCGTCCACCCGGACTGCCATGGGCAGGGGATCGGCACGATGCTGCTAGACCATGCGCTGAAGATTGCGCCCGATGCGCGGGTCGATGCCAGCGAGCAGGCAAGCAATGCGCTGCCCTTTTACCTTGCCAAGGGCTTCACGATCGTTGGCCGGTCCGAGACTGATCCGCAGGGCCGGCCCTACCCGCTGGTCCACCTGGCGATGACGCCCGCCGGCCACAGCTGA